A section of the Candidatus Omnitrophota bacterium genome encodes:
- a CDS encoding YraN family protein: MASYTLSESERCYLKNRAHQRAEFLKRKERILHPASVDIGSNWEAFAAEHLRKQGYEIWERNYRGSRGEIDLVANKGTQIVFVEVKARTSAQFGMPYEAIGRKKRQAMIRTAEEYLVKRDLLTGWDIRYDAASILAPKGEPPRMDYFEDVFRVEEEFY; this comes from the coding sequence CTGGCTTCCTATACGCTCTCGGAATCGGAACGCTGCTATCTGAAAAACCGCGCTCATCAACGCGCCGAATTTCTGAAGCGCAAAGAACGGATTCTCCATCCCGCTTCCGTGGATATTGGTTCGAATTGGGAAGCGTTCGCCGCCGAGCATCTACGGAAACAGGGTTATGAAATCTGGGAGCGGAATTACCGGGGAAGCCGAGGGGAAATCGACCTGGTGGCCAATAAAGGGACGCAAATCGTTTTCGTCGAAGTAAAAGCGCGGACGTCGGCGCAATTTGGAATGCCTTACGAAGCTATCGGCCGCAAAAAGCGCCAGGCGATGATTCGAACGGCGGAGGAATATCTTGTTAAGCGCGATTTGCTGACGGGATGGGATATCCGCTACGACGCCGCTTCCATCCTGGCGCCTAAAGGTGAGCCGCCGAGAATGGATTATTTCGAGGACGTCTTTCGGGTGGAGGAAGAATTCTATTAA
- a CDS encoding prepilin-type N-terminal cleavage/methylation domain-containing protein yields the protein MRRLCGFTLIELLVVVAIIGILATIALPNYQHAQVRAKTSAALAEMQTLSTAIEQYYMDYNTYPLDGNDYGERAEEYFDQRRIQHILTTPTAYISEIPGDLFHDKSVSHDDPLVARHFVSKFPYPYVYFSQGNYAVNKGTAKAYFIFSLGPNRLFDNADSREGDYKIYDVSNGIVSEGDLLRKGP from the coding sequence ATGAGACGGCTATGCGGATTCACCTTGATCGAACTTCTGGTCGTGGTGGCTATTATCGGCATCCTGGCCACGATCGCTCTGCCCAATTACCAACACGCCCAAGTGAGAGCCAAGACCTCCGCCGCGCTGGCCGAGATGCAAACCCTTTCCACCGCCATCGAACAATATTATATGGACTACAACACTTATCCTCTCGACGGCAACGATTACGGCGAACGGGCGGAGGAGTATTTCGATCAACGCCGGATTCAGCATATTCTCACCACGCCGACGGCGTATATTTCAGAGATTCCCGGCGATCTGTTTCATGATAAAAGCGTGAGCCATGACGATCCCCTCGTCGCGCGCCATTTCGTCTCCAAGTTCCCCTATCCTTACGTTTATTTCAGTCAAGGCAATTACGCCGTCAATAAGGGAACGGCCAAGGCGTATTTCATCTTCAGCCTGGGTCCCAACCGTCTTTTCGACAACGCCGACTCCCGCGAAGGGGACTATAAGATTTACGATGTTTCTAACGGCATCGTTTCCGAAGGAGACCTTCTACGCAAAGGTCCTTGA
- a CDS encoding prepilin-type N-terminal cleavage/methylation domain-containing protein, whose amino-acid sequence MHWFRARKSGFTLIELLIVVAIIGILAAIAVPNFLNAQIRAKVARSYSDMKSTSTAVMMFITDRGKMLVDIRDDDDPIGTTRIQKDFNGVGWNGGSGNRNNLAVLSPLSTPVSYLSSMPKSPFIPSQLQTASSGNNEAFGRYGNDVYAYWDNDPEIKEPAGNNHQDWNLSGLSRYIPSFKPWDFILITFGPGAGKDNSVNTATPYQPSNGLVSPGEIFLTNGGTNNENAPDTKIMN is encoded by the coding sequence ATGCATTGGTTTCGGGCTAGAAAAAGCGGTTTTACTCTTATTGAACTTCTCATTGTCGTTGCGATCATTGGAATTCTGGCGGCTATCGCTGTTCCTAATTTCTTGAACGCGCAGATCCGGGCGAAGGTAGCGCGCAGTTACAGCGATATGAAATCCACCTCCACAGCGGTGATGATGTTCATCACTGACCGAGGCAAGATGCTGGTGGATATTCGGGATGACGACGACCCGATTGGCACTACGAGGATTCAAAAAGATTTTAACGGCGTGGGTTGGAACGGCGGATCGGGAAACCGCAACAACCTGGCAGTGCTTTCGCCTTTGAGCACGCCGGTCTCTTATTTGAGTTCCATGCCGAAATCGCCCTTCATTCCCAGCCAGTTGCAAACGGCGAGCAGCGGCAACAACGAAGCGTTCGGACGATATGGCAACGACGTATACGCCTATTGGGACAACGATCCGGAAATCAAGGAACCGGCAGGAAACAATCATCAGGATTGGAATTTAAGCGGATTGAGCCGTTACATTCCCAGTTTTAAACCATGGGATTTTATTCTCATCACCTTCGGTCCGGGCGCGGGAAAGGACAATTCCGTCAATACGGCCACTCCTTACCAGCCCTCGAACGGTTTAGTCAGCCCAGGCGAAATCTTCTTAACCAATGGCGGAACCAATAATGAAAATGCGCCGGATACTAAGATTATGAATTGA
- the ilvB gene encoding biosynthetic-type acetolactate synthase large subunit: MSSYSQTAKPAKKKQANAVQSAPCRKKGAEIVVDALEREGVEVVFGYPGGAIIDVFDMLNQSDKFQFILTRHEQGAMHMAEGYARATGKVGCVIVTSGPGATNTVTGLADAMMDSTPIVVISGQVASHLIGNDAFQEADVVGITRPVTKHNYLVKNIQELPQLLKNTFHIARTGRQGPALIDIPKDIQKQTLENYVYPSEPALPGYRIQTKPAAENVAKAWEMIYSSKRPLIYAGGGVINSNAADELFVLATKANIPVTTTLMGLGAFPETHPLSLHMLGMHGTVYANKAVQACDCLIAVGSRFDDRVTGKISEFAPHAKIIHMDIDPSSISKNVAVDVDLIGDVKEILTMLNPLAKRCDADEWLMQVEDWKKKHPLRYKKHGDSEEILPQELIEEINKAANDDAIVASEVGQHQMWAAQHFAFTRPRTWITSGGLGTMGFGFPAAIGAQRAFPGRQVILIAGDGSIQMNIQELATAAYYNLPVKVIILNNGWLGMVRQWQDLFYGKNYSATELTRPGGDGSPGDWKAAEYLPRFDILAQAYGCWGRSVSQRSELDGALKECLAAEGPAILEVKVSREENVYPMVPAGASLNQIMDGMA, from the coding sequence ATGTCGAGCTATTCTCAAACCGCAAAACCGGCCAAAAAGAAACAGGCCAATGCAGTTCAATCAGCTCCCTGCCGCAAAAAGGGAGCGGAAATCGTCGTTGACGCGCTGGAAAGAGAAGGCGTGGAAGTGGTTTTCGGATACCCCGGCGGGGCGATTATCGACGTGTTCGATATGCTCAACCAATCCGACAAGTTCCAATTCATACTCACGCGGCACGAACAGGGCGCCATGCACATGGCGGAAGGCTACGCTCGCGCTACGGGCAAGGTCGGCTGCGTAATCGTAACGTCAGGACCCGGCGCCACCAACACGGTAACGGGATTGGCGGACGCCATGATGGATTCGACGCCGATCGTCGTCATTTCGGGGCAGGTCGCATCCCATCTTATCGGCAACGACGCCTTTCAGGAAGCCGACGTCGTGGGCATCACCCGTCCTGTAACGAAGCATAATTATCTCGTGAAAAATATCCAAGAACTGCCGCAATTGTTAAAGAATACGTTCCATATCGCCCGCACGGGACGGCAAGGGCCGGCGTTGATCGATATTCCCAAGGACATCCAAAAACAGACATTGGAGAACTATGTTTATCCCAGCGAACCGGCGTTGCCGGGATATCGCATTCAAACGAAGCCTGCGGCGGAGAATGTCGCGAAGGCGTGGGAGATGATCTATTCCTCCAAGCGGCCGTTGATCTATGCTGGAGGCGGCGTCATCAACTCCAACGCCGCCGACGAATTGTTCGTGCTCGCCACCAAGGCCAACATCCCCGTTACCACGACGCTGATGGGATTGGGCGCTTTCCCCGAAACCCATCCGCTTTCGCTTCACATGCTGGGAATGCACGGAACGGTCTACGCCAACAAAGCCGTTCAAGCGTGCGACTGCTTGATCGCCGTGGGATCGCGCTTCGACGACCGTGTGACGGGCAAAATCTCGGAATTTGCGCCCCATGCGAAAATTATCCATATGGATATCGATCCCTCTTCCATCAGCAAGAACGTGGCGGTAGACGTCGACTTGATCGGCGACGTGAAGGAAATCCTCACGATGCTGAATCCCCTGGCGAAGCGATGCGATGCGGACGAATGGTTGATGCAGGTTGAAGATTGGAAGAAAAAACATCCGCTTCGTTACAAAAAGCATGGGGATTCGGAAGAGATATTGCCTCAGGAGTTGATCGAAGAGATCAACAAGGCCGCCAACGACGACGCCATCGTCGCCAGCGAAGTAGGACAACATCAGATGTGGGCGGCGCAGCATTTCGCCTTTACCCGTCCTCGCACCTGGATTACGTCCGGCGGACTAGGCACGATGGGATTCGGCTTTCCGGCGGCGATCGGAGCGCAACGCGCTTTTCCCGGACGGCAGGTTATCCTCATCGCCGGAGACGGTTCCATCCAGATGAACATCCAGGAACTGGCGACGGCGGCTTATTATAACCTTCCAGTCAAAGTCATCATCTTGAACAATGGCTGGCTGGGCATGGTGCGGCAGTGGCAAGACTTATTTTACGGGAAAAATTATTCCGCAACGGAATTGACGAGGCCGGGAGGCGACGGTTCTCCGGGAGATTGGAAAGCCGCCGAGTATTTGCCTCGCTTCGATATACTGGCGCAAGCTTATGGCTGTTGGGGCCGCAGCGTCTCGCAGCGGAGCGAGCTCGACGGCGCTCTGAAGGAATGCCTGGCGGCGGAAGGTCCCGCGATTCTTGAAGTGAAAGTGTCTCGAGAAGAAAACGTTTATCCTATGGTTCCCGCCGGGGCGTCGTTGAATCAGATCATGGACGGCATGGCGTAA
- a CDS encoding SDR family oxidoreductase, producing the protein MDAACEKGTALITGGAKRIGRALALLLAGKGYRVVLHCHQSLPEAELLAETIRRMKVECHVFTADLNSDKDVNELIPQVFSRFSDFCVLVNNASIFERARLLETDHDLFDRHFNINFKAPFFLSQEFARRCDQGHIINMLDTKIARTVVEYFAYTLTKKALFEFTRMAAKELAPRIRVNAVCPGLILPPRGEDEEYLIRCGERIPLRRKGSVENVTAAVSYLLDNDFVTGECLFADGGEHLK; encoded by the coding sequence ATGGATGCAGCCTGCGAAAAAGGAACGGCTCTAATAACCGGAGGCGCCAAACGGATTGGACGCGCTCTGGCTTTACTCCTCGCCGGTAAAGGCTACCGCGTCGTTCTCCATTGCCATCAATCCCTTCCCGAAGCGGAATTGCTGGCGGAAACCATCCGGAGAATGAAGGTGGAATGCCATGTCTTCACCGCCGACTTGAATAGCGACAAGGATGTCAATGAGCTTATCCCCCAGGTTTTCTCCCGTTTTTCCGACTTCTGCGTACTCGTCAACAACGCTTCCATCTTCGAACGCGCCCGATTGTTGGAAACGGACCACGATCTCTTCGACCGCCATTTCAATATCAACTTTAAAGCCCCTTTTTTTCTCTCGCAGGAATTCGCCCGCCGTTGCGATCAAGGGCATATCATTAATATGCTGGATACGAAGATCGCCCGTACGGTCGTCGAATATTTCGCTTATACGTTGACGAAAAAAGCGCTTTTCGAATTCACCCGCATGGCCGCCAAGGAACTGGCTCCGCGCATCCGCGTCAACGCCGTATGCCCTGGCTTGATTCTTCCGCCTCGCGGCGAAGACGAAGAATATTTAATTCGATGCGGCGAACGCATCCCCTTGCGGCGCAAAGGATCGGTGGAGAACGTAACCGCCGCCGTCTCCTATTTATTGGACAACGATTTTGTTACGGGAGAATGTCTCTTCGCGGATGGCGGCGAACATTTGAAATGA
- the folB gene encoding dihydroneopterin aldolase translates to MIVKIKNLKINAFIGVHKHERIHRQEIIVNIALEYDSKTAAASDNIHDAVDYELIAQKIADACANARFALLETLVNRITGIVMEDARITKATVEADKPQAILDADSVSLTHTVSRG, encoded by the coding sequence ATGATCGTCAAGATTAAGAATCTGAAAATCAACGCCTTCATCGGCGTTCATAAGCATGAAAGAATTCATCGGCAGGAGATTATCGTCAATATCGCCTTGGAATACGATTCCAAAACCGCCGCCGCTTCGGACAACATCCATGACGCCGTCGATTACGAACTCATCGCGCAAAAAATCGCCGACGCCTGCGCTAACGCCCGTTTTGCTTTGCTTGAAACGCTTGTGAATCGCATAACCGGCATCGTAATGGAAGATGCGCGCATTACAAAAGCCACCGTGGAAGCGGATAAGCCTCAAGCCATATTGGACGCGGATTCCGTATCGCTGACGCATACGGTTAGTAGAGGATAA
- the ilvN gene encoding acetolactate synthase small subunit, with protein sequence MIRRHIFYVLVENRSGVLARVAGLFSARGFNIESLSVAETENPEVSRMTIVVPGDDKILDQVRKQLNKLVDVHECHDFSMEAQDIISRELILCKVNATPTQRGEIVEIANIFRARIADVGLETMVIEATGEQEKIKALLKLLEPYGITEVARGGRVAMTRGKSEVNHAALALA encoded by the coding sequence ATGATTCGACGGCATATCTTTTACGTGCTGGTGGAGAACCGCTCCGGCGTGCTCGCGCGAGTGGCCGGATTGTTTTCCGCCCGCGGATTCAATATCGAAAGCCTCTCCGTGGCGGAGACGGAAAATCCGGAAGTCTCGCGCATGACCATCGTCGTTCCCGGCGACGACAAAATTTTGGATCAAGTGCGCAAACAGCTGAACAAGCTAGTGGACGTGCACGAGTGCCATGATTTCTCGATGGAGGCGCAGGACATCATTTCTCGCGAGCTGATTCTATGCAAAGTGAACGCAACGCCTACCCAACGGGGCGAGATCGTGGAGATCGCCAATATCTTCCGCGCCCGAATCGCCGACGTGGGGCTGGAAACGATGGTGATCGAAGCCACGGGCGAGCAGGAAAAGATCAAAGCGCTTCTGAAACTGCTGGAGCCTTATGGCATCACCGAAGTGGCTCGCGGCGGACGAGTGGCCATGACGCGGGGCAAGTCCGAAGTCAATCATGCGGCGCTGGCGCTGGCCTGA
- the ilvC gene encoding ketol-acid reductoisomerase, translating to MVKMYYDDDADLGLLKDKTVAIIGYGSQGHAHSQNLRDSGVKVIVAEIPGPNYDQAKADGFEIFTAAEAAKRGDLLTITVPDQYQAAVYSKEIAAEMKKGKTLLFAHGFNIHFGQIIPPPGVDVIMCAPKGPGHLVRRVFQEGGGVPALIAVHKNESGKAKEVALAYARGIGGTRAGVIETTFAEETETDLFGEQVVLCGGLTALVKASFETLVEAGYQPEMAYFECCHELKLIVDLIYENGIAGMRYSISDTAEYGDLTRGPRIINDDIKKEMRVILKEIQNGEFAREWILENQANRPVYNALRNKDLDHPVEKVGKKLRELMSWLKKKK from the coding sequence ATGGTGAAAATGTATTACGATGACGATGCGGATCTTGGATTGCTGAAAGATAAAACCGTAGCCATTATCGGATACGGCAGCCAGGGGCACGCTCATTCTCAGAATCTGCGCGACAGCGGCGTCAAGGTGATCGTGGCGGAAATTCCGGGGCCGAATTACGATCAAGCCAAAGCGGATGGATTCGAAATATTCACAGCGGCGGAAGCGGCCAAGAGGGGCGATTTGCTCACCATCACCGTCCCGGATCAATATCAAGCGGCGGTATATAGCAAAGAAATCGCGGCGGAGATGAAGAAAGGGAAAACTCTTCTCTTCGCGCATGGATTCAACATTCATTTCGGACAGATTATTCCTCCTCCGGGCGTCGACGTCATCATGTGCGCTCCCAAAGGCCCCGGCCATCTGGTGCGGCGCGTATTCCAGGAAGGCGGCGGCGTGCCCGCCTTGATCGCCGTGCATAAGAACGAATCAGGCAAGGCCAAGGAAGTCGCCCTGGCCTATGCGCGCGGCATCGGCGGAACGCGGGCGGGCGTTATCGAAACCACGTTTGCAGAAGAGACGGAGACGGATCTGTTCGGCGAACAAGTCGTTCTCTGCGGCGGTTTGACGGCGCTGGTCAAGGCCAGTTTCGAAACGTTGGTGGAAGCGGGCTATCAGCCGGAAATGGCCTATTTCGAATGCTGCCACGAATTGAAATTGATCGTGGATCTTATTTACGAAAACGGCATTGCTGGAATGCGCTACAGCATCTCCGACACAGCGGAATATGGCGATCTGACGCGCGGGCCGCGCATTATCAACGACGATATCAAAAAGGAAATGCGCGTAATTCTAAAGGAAATCCAGAACGGCGAATTCGCCCGCGAATGGATATTGGAAAACCAGGCGAACCGCCCAGTATACAACGCTCTGCGCAATAAGGACTTGGATCATCCTGTGGAAAAAGTGGGCAAAAAACTACGCGAGTTGATGTCCTGGTTGAAGAAAAAGAAATAA
- a CDS encoding prepilin-type N-terminal cleavage/methylation domain-containing protein has translation MKKRKNKGAAFTLIELLIVVAIIGILAAIAVPNFLNAQVRAKIARAVSNMRTASTALEQYFLDNNSYTAWAWDSTNPATHYRGFRSLTTPIPYATSLAVFYNPFKSNTQKGLTLADGRELDPYFELGTWLAKSEKEFVVQIPNNVWLLESSGPDSGDDYNAGNFPVKGLVYQPSNGLFSRGDLFRGGGVRLPGWASALTY, from the coding sequence ATGAAGAAGAGAAAAAATAAGGGGGCGGCTTTCACTTTAATCGAGCTGTTAATCGTCGTCGCCATCATCGGAATCCTGGCGGCTATCGCCGTTCCCAATTTTCTCAACGCGCAGGTTCGGGCTAAAATAGCGCGAGCCGTAAGCAACATGCGCACGGCGAGTACGGCGCTGGAACAATATTTTCTCGATAATAATTCCTATACCGCCTGGGCGTGGGATTCCACCAATCCAGCCACTCATTATCGCGGCTTCCGTAGTTTGACCACCCCCATTCCTTACGCAACCAGCCTGGCCGTTTTCTATAATCCCTTCAAATCGAATACGCAAAAGGGATTGACCCTCGCCGATGGCCGCGAGTTGGACCCCTACTTCGAATTGGGAACCTGGCTGGCCAAATCGGAAAAAGAATTCGTGGTTCAAATTCCCAATAACGTCTGGCTGCTGGAAAGTTCCGGACCGGATTCAGGCGATGATTACAATGCGGGCAATTTCCCGGTAAAAGGTTTGGTTTATCAACCTTCCAACGGCCTATTCAGCCGAGGCGATCTTTTTCGCGGCGGCGGCGTCCGTCTCCCTGGCTGGGCGTCGGCGTTGACTTATTGA
- a CDS encoding Gfo/Idh/MocA family oxidoreductase, producing the protein MRSAAGGVSALSAAMLGPASGKTVGANERINIAVIGTGGMGTSHIRELMKRKEEVNDVQIVAVCDVYQRRLNHAAELSGGKPYRYYKEMFNQEDLDAIYIATPDHWHAAITIDGINRGLDVYVQKPMTHTVEEAKAVWKTAVKTGRIVQVGSQLTSEDQWWRAREAIDAGMIGELVWAQSSYARNTGDKGDWNGGINPLAGPNGVGENNIDWNEWLGPAPKRPWDPDRCFRFRKYWDYSGGLATDLFYHRLAPLNIALTPRFPWRAAGMGGIWVHHDSREVPDTFLMTIDYAAEYSIHISSSGANDVGLDDCIRGHKGTIYMRGDHIEVEGNGPYREEFKKKYGAEKVNIACQPRDGHTENFLKCMKTREQPHLDPYTGFKVQAALTMSTDSYRQSKILYFDEKKLKVTARPISLPSQKPGPNPV; encoded by the coding sequence TTGCGTTCGGCGGCGGGAGGAGTGTCGGCGCTTAGCGCGGCTATGCTTGGCCCGGCATCGGGGAAAACTGTAGGCGCCAACGAGCGCATCAACATTGCCGTCATTGGAACCGGCGGCATGGGAACCAGCCATATCCGCGAATTGATGAAAAGGAAGGAAGAAGTTAACGACGTACAGATCGTCGCCGTTTGCGACGTTTATCAACGCCGTTTGAATCATGCCGCCGAACTCAGCGGCGGCAAGCCCTATCGCTATTATAAAGAGATGTTCAACCAAGAAGATTTGGACGCGATTTATATCGCTACGCCCGATCATTGGCACGCCGCCATTACCATCGACGGCATAAATCGCGGCCTCGACGTTTACGTGCAAAAACCGATGACGCATACGGTGGAAGAAGCGAAGGCCGTTTGGAAAACGGCGGTGAAAACGGGGCGCATCGTTCAAGTTGGCAGCCAACTTACGTCTGAGGATCAATGGTGGCGGGCGCGAGAAGCGATCGACGCGGGCATGATCGGCGAATTGGTGTGGGCGCAGTCTTCCTACGCCCGCAATACGGGGGACAAGGGAGATTGGAACGGCGGCATCAATCCTTTGGCGGGTCCGAACGGCGTAGGCGAAAACAACATCGATTGGAACGAATGGCTGGGACCCGCTCCCAAACGCCCTTGGGACCCCGACCGGTGTTTCCGCTTCCGCAAGTATTGGGACTATTCCGGCGGATTGGCTACCGATTTGTTTTATCACCGGCTAGCGCCGTTGAACATCGCTTTGACGCCCCGTTTTCCCTGGCGAGCAGCGGGCATGGGCGGGATTTGGGTGCATCACGACAGCCGCGAGGTTCCCGATACGTTCCTGATGACCATCGACTACGCGGCGGAATATTCCATCCATATCTCTTCCTCCGGCGCCAATGACGTAGGGCTGGACGATTGCATTCGCGGACATAAGGGAACCATCTACATGCGCGGCGATCATATCGAAGTGGAGGGCAATGGCCCCTACCGGGAGGAATTCAAGAAGAAATACGGCGCGGAAAAAGTGAATATTGCCTGCCAGCCGCGCGACGGCCATACGGAGAATTTTCTCAAGTGCATGAAAACCCGTGAGCAGCCCCATCTCGATCCCTATACGGGATTCAAAGTGCAAGCCGCATTGACGATGAGCACAGATTCCTATCGCCAGAGCAAGATTCTTTATTTCGATGAGAAGAAATTGAAAGTTACGGCGCGGCCGATTTCCCTGCCCAGCCAGAAGCCAGGACCGAATCCGGTTTAA
- a CDS encoding glycosyltransferase family 9 protein, with protein MGSIKELYPRSHITWICGRRSFSLIRHISVIDRPLPFTYETMAILDHERYNLCINFDLAVEATALAARAQAEMYKGFGRQRDGAAIALNPEAETWLEMSLWDDKKKANRLTYQAHMRRILGAPEVNHPILATRLPEKQEKARLFAYAHGLDRSRPLIGFNVGAGDRWQHKKWTVEGFVRLGELLREELDGRIMILYGPADAARAREVMAAMTVPFVDAGLRASVLDFFPVLDLCDVVVTGDTLALHAALGLGKKVVCLVGPTSAAELELYGQGIILMGDIDCLGCYRTRCDKDPLCMKLLSPNAVYSAVKELIEKNHDPLSP; from the coding sequence TTGGGTTCGATCAAGGAACTTTATCCCCGCTCCCACATTACATGGATATGCGGGCGCAGGAGTTTTTCGCTCATCCGGCATATCAGCGTCATCGACCGTCCGCTGCCGTTTACGTATGAAACGATGGCGATTCTCGATCACGAAAGATACAATCTCTGCATCAATTTCGATCTAGCGGTGGAGGCTACCGCTTTGGCGGCGCGCGCTCAGGCGGAAATGTATAAAGGATTTGGACGCCAACGAGACGGCGCGGCCATCGCTTTGAATCCTGAGGCGGAAACATGGCTAGAGATGAGCCTATGGGACGACAAGAAGAAGGCTAATCGCCTTACCTACCAAGCGCATATGCGGCGAATCCTGGGCGCGCCGGAAGTCAATCACCCCATCCTCGCAACGCGCCTGCCGGAAAAACAAGAGAAGGCGCGGTTATTCGCCTATGCGCATGGCCTGGATCGTAGCCGTCCGCTCATTGGCTTCAACGTCGGCGCGGGCGACCGCTGGCAGCATAAAAAATGGACGGTGGAAGGTTTCGTCCGGCTGGGGGAACTCCTGCGCGAAGAACTGGACGGACGCATCATGATCCTCTACGGCCCGGCGGATGCGGCGCGAGCCAGGGAAGTTATGGCGGCTATGACGGTTCCGTTTGTGGACGCCGGGCTGCGCGCTTCCGTGCTGGATTTTTTCCCTGTCCTCGATTTGTGCGATGTAGTCGTCACGGGAGATACGCTGGCTTTGCACGCCGCTCTGGGATTAGGCAAGAAAGTCGTATGCCTGGTTGGTCCCACATCGGCGGCGGAGCTGGAACTTTATGGACAGGGCATTATCCTAATGGGAGATATCGATTGCCTGGGATGCTATCGGACGAGATGCGATAAAGACCCTTTATGCATGAAACTTTTGAGTCCCAACGCCGTTTACTCCGCCGTAAAGGAGTTGATCGAAAAAAATCATGACCCGCTTAGTCCATGA